A single window of Vigna unguiculata cultivar IT97K-499-35 chromosome 1, ASM411807v1, whole genome shotgun sequence DNA harbors:
- the LOC114195288 gene encoding sulfite exporter TauE/SafE family protein 4-like gives MSTKLVVIYLLFSFSAVALLFALFLAGTYDFKHYASLSPPSLNHGSENDKVWPELKVGWRVALATVIGFLGSAFGTVGGIGGGGIFVPMLTLIVGFDTKSAAALSKCMIMGASTASVWYNLRVPHPTKEVPIIDYDLGLIFQPMLMLGITVGVALSVVFPYWLITVLIIILFVGTSSRSFFKGTQMWREETLIKKEMARQKATFVSSHGELLIDTEYEQLIPKEEKSPMQIFCFNLKWKRILVLMVVWVSFLLLQVIKNTVEVCSEWYWVLFSLQFPIALLVFGYEAAKLYRDHKERMSTGNMESICEASIEWTVLHILFCALCGILGGTVGGLLGSGGGFILGPLLIEIGVIPQVASATATFVMMFSSSLSVVEFYLLKRFPIPYALYLTAVSVLAGFWGQYFVRKLMEILKRASIIVFILSGVIFASALTMGVVGIDKSVKMIQEHEFMGFLDFCSSQ, from the exons ATGTCCACGAAACTCGTCGTTATCTACCTCCTATTTTCTTTCTCTGCCGTCGCGCTTCTCTTTGCGCTGTTCCTCGCCGGAACCTACGACTTCAAACATTATGCGTCATTGTCTCCTCCCTCTCTCAATCATGGATCCGAAAACGATAAAGTTTGGCCT GAATTGAAGGTGGGGTGGAGAGTTGCGTTGGCCACGGTTATCGGGTTTCTGGGATCAGCTTTTGGAACCGTTGGAGGGATAGGTGGGGGAGGCATTTTCGTTCCCATGCTCACTCTGATTGTGGGGTTTGATACCAAGTCTGCTGCTGCTCTCTCTAAAT GTATGATAATGGGGGCGTCAACAGCTTCTGTTTGGTATAACCTGAGAGTGCCTCACCCAACCAAAGAGGTGCCTATAATAGACTATGATCTGGGACTTATTTTTCAGCCCATGCTCATGCTTGGTATAACTGTTGGTGTAGCGCTCAGTGTTGTCTTCCCCTACTGGCTCATCACTGTCCTTATCATTATTCTCTTCGttg GTACCTCTTCAAGGTCTTTCTTTAAGGGAACTCAGATGTGGAGGGAAGAGACTCTTATCAAG AAGGAAATGGCCAGACAAAAAGCAACTTTCGTTAGTTCTCACGGTGAAC TTCTAATTGATACAGAATATGAGCAGTTGATTCCTAAAGAAGAGAAGTCACCAATG caaattttttgtttcaatctcAAGTGGAAAAGGATTTTGGTACTAATGGTCGTTTGGGTTTCTTTCCTACTACTTCAAGTGATCAAG AATACTGTAGAGGTCTGCAGTGAATGGTATTGGGTGCTTTTCAGCTTACAG TTTCCTATTGCACTTTTGGTATTTGGCTATGAAGCAGCGAAGTTGTACAGGGATCATAAAGAGAGAATGAGCACAGGAAACATGGAATCCATCTGTGAGGCATCAATTGAATGGACTGTTCTGCACATTTTATTTTGTGCACTGTGTGGCATTCTAGGAGGCACTGTGGGAGGCCTACTTGGTTCTGGAGGTGGATTCATTTTGGGCCCTCTGCTCATCGAGATTGGTGTCATCCCTCAG GTTGCTAGTGCAACAGCAACATTTGTGATGATGTTTTCATCATCTTTGTCTGTGGTGGAATTCTACCTTCTCAAGAGGTTCCCCATTCCTTATG CGTTATACCTCACTGCAGTGTCTGTTCTGGCTGGCTTTTGGGGACagtattttgtaagaaaattgatggaaattcTCAAGAGAGCCTCAATCATTGTATTCATCCTCTCAGGGGTCATTTTTGCTAGCGCTCTCACCATGG GCGTGGTAGGTATTGACAAGAGCGTTAAAATGATCCAAGAGCATGAGTTCATGGGTTTTTTAGACTTCTGCAGCAGTCAGTGA